A segment of the Corynebacterium resistens DSM 45100 genome:
CGCGTTGCGGAATTCGTGGGGCGGGACATTGGCAGGTCGGGGCGACATTGTGTTCCTTGCTGAGTGGCGATGTGTAATTCGAAGTGGAGCGATGAGCGATTCGAGGTTACTCTTCTGCTTCTCGCTGCTGGGGCTTCTGTGTGTCGGTTTCATTGGCCTCGTAGACCTCATCGATCAGCGCCTCCAGCTCTGGCACTTCCTCGTGGTCCGGGAGGTACGGTGTAAACTTATCCTGCCGTTGCATAGTCTCGAACAGGGCACCAGCGTAGACCGTCCATAAATACTCATCGGTGAAAAGCAGCCCGTCAGTGCACCGCTATTACGCAATGAGCATCAACCTCCGGATTTCTAGAACTAGACGCCCCTCAATCACAACCTTTTCGACTCGGCAATGCGCCGGCGAAGGAACTCGGCACGTTCGCAATCGCCGTAACCTTGAGCCTCCATGACTTCCAGTGCAGCTTGATCACCAGTGATTTCTCCGCACAGGATACGGCGGCCACGGACCTCATCATCGGGAGTCATATCGTAGCCAGCCATGGTCATGGAAGCGCGGACGGCCGCGACTTTCTGATCTTCGGTCCGGTGGTCGGTGGTCATAGCTGGTTCTCCTCCGTATCGGCGAGGATCCGTGCTGGGCGCGGAACTCCTCTTCTTACCTGTTTGGTTATCAACATTGCTTTCGAGCCCTGGTTCTGCTGATTCAAGGTTTTCTCGTCCGAGCGCGACCTGATCAGCGTGGTTGTCTGCGAGATTCACCTCACCGCAACGTTTTCTTTACGCGCACGCAAGCCGCGGATGGAAAACTCAGCCCGTTATTGCACTTTCTACCAACCGACGAAAGAGGCTGCGGCCCCATGACTTCTTTTAGCTCGACGCCACGCTCCACCACCACGACTTTCAGCATCGCTGCGGCGTTGATCTTAACGGTTCTTCCCGCATCATCCACCGCACCGGCATCCATGCAGCCGGCCGCGCAGGCAGCGCCGGCGGGGCTTGCGGGGTCTGCGGGAACACCGGCATCGAACGGGGCTTCCAGGGGTTCCGCTCCTCTGAGTTCGACAGCGCAGGGTTCGTCAGCGTTCGGCTCCTCCTCGCTCGGCTCCTCCCTTGGTTCCGCTCCCGTAGGTTCCTCCACGCTAGGATCTTCCTACCCTGGTTCCTCCCTCCCTGGTCACCACCTCGGCACCTTCCAGCGCACCGCAACCTTCCCCGTCTACCAAAACCGCCCCGATGGCGATGACCCCGCCAAGGAAACCGTCGCGGAAATCTCGACGGTCACCAAGGATGGGAAAACATTGATTTACACCGACGCCGCCGCTCAGCGCATCGGTTTTCTGGACATCAGCAGTCCGAATTCACCCAAGGGGCTGGGAACGCTCGACCTGAAGGCTGCGGGTCACACAAAGGACGAGCCGACCTCTGTCGCCGTGTACGGGGATTACCTCTTGGTTGTCATCGACGAGACAGGTGGGGAT
Coding sequences within it:
- a CDS encoding antitoxin VbhA family protein, whose product is MTTDHRTEDQKVAAVRASMTMAGYDMTPDDEVRGRRILCGEITGDQAALEVMEAQGYGDCERAEFLRRRIAESKRL